One Thermofilum pendens Hrk 5 DNA segment encodes these proteins:
- a CDS encoding SufD family Fe-S cluster assembly protein, whose product MERVEAARKALSKPSPYGPDLDLSSFRVAAPGYSAGEPPRAVSSSVKERVGIDVSRASYVQVGETIFARVLAERLFREYGVVVKPLSKALKEDGPAARVAWSLIDPATDKYTAYAYLYGGEAGYYVYVPPGVKVDVPIYTCLSLFTGEEVQFAHNVVYLDEGAEAVVTTGCLVPHGVKGGLHVGLSEFFVGPGARLVFTMLHAWGEGTHVRPRTAVRVEEGGEYVSYYAVYSPVASLQTYPRVYLYRRASAKLTSVVAGTGPGVYDVGGGAVLLGEGSSAELVSRVLGSKGSTIVSRGSVEAEANDVKGHIECLGVMLDPSSTIEAVPVLKSRVERAELTHEAAIGMLSGEKIEYLMARGFSEEEARSILLRGYLTAETPGLPESVKGEIERVIEYVVRHALG is encoded by the coding sequence ATGGAGCGCGTTGAAGCGGCTAGGAAGGCGCTGTCGAAGCCCTCTCCCTATGGCCCGGACCTCGATTTATCGTCCTTCAGGGTCGCGGCGCCGGGGTACTCCGCCGGGGAGCCGCCCAGGGCTGTCTCCTCCTCCGTGAAGGAGAGAGTCGGCATAGACGTTTCCCGGGCGAGCTACGTCCAGGTGGGCGAGACTATCTTTGCGAGGGTTCTAGCCGAGAGGCTATTCCGGGAATACGGGGTCGTGGTGAAGCCCCTCTCGAAGGCTTTGAAGGAGGACGGGCCCGCCGCGAGGGTAGCTTGGTCCCTGATAGACCCGGCGACGGACAAGTACACCGCCTACGCCTACCTCTACGGCGGGGAGGCCGGCTACTACGTCTACGTACCGCCAGGCGTCAAGGTCGACGTGCCGATATACACCTGCCTGAGCCTCTTCACAGGGGAGGAGGTCCAGTTCGCTCACAACGTCGTCTACCTCGACGAGGGGGCGGAGGCTGTCGTCACGACGGGTTGCCTCGTGCCGCACGGCGTCAAGGGAGGGCTCCACGTGGGGCTTTCGGAGTTCTTCGTGGGTCCCGGCGCGAGGCTCGTCTTCACCATGCTCCACGCGTGGGGCGAGGGTACGCACGTACGCCCCAGGACTGCGGTGAGGGTGGAGGAGGGCGGAGAATACGTGAGCTACTACGCCGTGTACAGCCCGGTAGCGTCCCTGCAGACGTACCCCAGGGTTTACCTGTATAGGCGGGCGAGCGCCAAGCTAACCTCCGTAGTCGCCGGCACGGGGCCCGGCGTCTACGACGTGGGTGGAGGGGCCGTGCTTCTGGGAGAGGGGAGCAGCGCGGAGCTCGTCTCCAGGGTGCTCGGGAGCAAGGGGTCTACGATAGTCTCCAGGGGGTCTGTAGAGGCGGAGGCCAACGACGTGAAGGGGCACATAGAGTGCCTTGGGGTCATGCTCGACCCCTCTTCGACCATAGAAGCTGTCCCGGTGCTGAAGTCCAGGGTGGAGAGGGCTGAGCTGACGCACGAGGCGGCTATAGGCATGCTCTCCGGGGAGAAGATAGAGTACCTTATGGCTAGGGGGTTCAGCGAGGAGGAGGCGAGGTCTATACTCCTGAGGGGCTACCTCACAGCGGAGACCCCGGGCCTACCTGAGAGCGTTAAAGGCGAGATCGAAAGGGTAATAGAGTACGTCGTGAGGCACGCCCTCGGGTAG
- a CDS encoding SLC13 family permease: MFDAKPLIGAGVLVYLTVALVARSRRPKTPVWSIMAFASFIVVATGLLGIDDVRKSVDVDVILFLVGMFSIVGLAETSGLLTAASYFFVSRFHSRVKLFYASAVLFGLLAAFAVNDTVALMGPAVAYVISRAAGIDPKAMFLLLAFSITIGSAMTPIGNPQNVLIASGSGMPAPMLVFTARLAVPTLVNLLLTAYLLSKLYGLRDAKVQVALIPEEAIRNRRDAALAAAGLAGTVLALVVNDFLELAGMPHVSDRGIIPFVAAAAIYPFTSNPRRILSRVDWSTVVFFITMFITVAGVMRSGVVDPALRLLLPEKATGARDLFAIALLSLALSQFLSNVPLASIMVEYMRGLGYSSTDVRAWLTLATASTIAGNLTLLGAASNIIILEMLERRFKTTITFTEFLRVGVLVTALNMLVYAPFLLL, translated from the coding sequence ATGTTCGACGCGAAGCCCCTGATAGGTGCCGGTGTACTGGTGTACCTAACGGTAGCCCTCGTGGCGCGTAGCAGGAGGCCTAAGACTCCTGTGTGGAGCATCATGGCGTTTGCCTCTTTCATAGTCGTAGCCACGGGGCTTCTCGGCATAGACGACGTGAGGAAGAGCGTAGACGTAGACGTGATACTATTCCTCGTGGGTATGTTCAGCATAGTAGGGCTCGCGGAGACGAGCGGGCTCCTCACTGCCGCCTCCTACTTCTTCGTATCCAGGTTTCACAGCAGGGTGAAGCTCTTCTACGCGTCGGCCGTTCTCTTCGGCCTGCTCGCCGCGTTCGCGGTAAACGACACCGTTGCCCTCATGGGCCCCGCGGTGGCGTACGTGATTTCGCGGGCGGCCGGCATAGACCCCAAGGCGATGTTCCTCCTCCTGGCCTTTTCGATAACGATAGGGTCGGCGATGACCCCCATAGGGAACCCCCAGAACGTGCTCATAGCCTCGGGCTCCGGGATGCCGGCCCCAATGCTGGTATTCACGGCTAGGCTGGCGGTACCCACGCTCGTCAACCTGCTCCTAACGGCCTACCTGCTCTCCAAGCTCTATGGGCTGAGGGACGCTAAGGTGCAGGTGGCGCTGATCCCGGAGGAAGCCATAAGGAACAGGAGGGATGCCGCCCTGGCGGCCGCCGGCCTCGCCGGAACAGTTCTCGCGCTGGTGGTCAACGACTTCCTCGAGCTCGCCGGGATGCCGCACGTATCGGACAGGGGCATTATACCGTTCGTCGCTGCCGCCGCTATCTACCCGTTCACCTCCAACCCGAGGAGGATCCTCTCGAGGGTCGACTGGTCCACCGTAGTGTTCTTCATAACCATGTTCATAACGGTCGCGGGGGTTATGAGGAGCGGGGTCGTCGACCCCGCACTACGGCTCTTGCTCCCCGAGAAGGCTACCGGAGCCCGGGATCTCTTCGCGATAGCCCTCCTCTCGCTGGCGCTGAGCCAGTTCCTGAGTAACGTGCCGCTGGCAAGCATAATGGTGGAGTACATGAGGGGGCTAGGCTACTCGAGTACCGATGTCCGAGCCTGGCTAACGCTGGCAACAGCTTCAACCATCGCCGGCAACCTTACCCTGCTGGGCGCGGCTTCGAATATCATCATTCTCGAGATGCTCGAAAGGCGCTTCAAGACGACGATAACATTCACGGAGTTCCTCAGGGTAGGCGTGCTCGTAACTGCGCTGAACATGCTCGTATACGCGCCGTTCCTACTCTTGTAG
- a CDS encoding MFS transporter has protein sequence MSRKAETQSGERAEPRASTGGGRAEKVLVAYGLASSFAGNLVSPFMALYLYGLAGGRFFQAGIASQAPVAVSVIMGLFWARLSDTNGSRKKFVQLSLATGSLASLALSFASSINDAILVQILGAFTGSAGGAAFSALMAEVFKDKRGSRLGVYNASTVIGGFAGSMLSGFLYNWIGFRWMLRLNALLGVLPLVLISMIPEEGNRNPVSSRKLVSIPKIPRRFWKLYLARLVLSLPGALSGGVFSVYFVKYLNGPPEAWSTLVAVTTLFGLASIPYGRLADRLSTREMFVLAGLGWTALYLGYFLSPNYLVFSLFFVIPVWPAFWLAYSKALMDLSDESERATFYAFEGTLSALFGSAVGVAAGLVADLYSPRTLFLLSSASALLGAAVAGVLLR, from the coding sequence GTGTCGCGTAAGGCTGAAACTCAGAGCGGAGAGAGAGCGGAGCCCCGCGCCTCGACGGGCGGTGGAAGAGCGGAGAAAGTGCTCGTAGCGTACGGGCTTGCGAGTAGCTTCGCCGGTAACCTCGTATCGCCGTTCATGGCTCTCTACCTCTACGGGCTCGCCGGCGGGAGGTTTTTCCAGGCAGGTATTGCCAGCCAGGCCCCGGTGGCGGTCTCAGTGATCATGGGGCTCTTCTGGGCCAGGCTGTCTGATACTAATGGGTCGAGGAAGAAGTTCGTTCAGCTGAGCTTGGCTACGGGCTCCCTGGCTTCCCTGGCTCTCAGCTTCGCGTCAAGCATTAACGATGCGATACTCGTCCAGATACTCGGGGCGTTCACCGGGAGCGCTGGGGGAGCGGCGTTCTCCGCCTTGATGGCGGAGGTCTTCAAGGACAAGAGGGGGTCGAGGCTCGGGGTTTACAACGCGTCCACGGTCATCGGCGGCTTCGCCGGTAGCATGCTTTCAGGGTTCCTGTACAACTGGATAGGCTTCAGGTGGATGCTCAGGCTGAACGCCTTGCTCGGGGTCTTGCCCCTAGTCCTGATAAGCATGATCCCCGAAGAGGGTAACCGGAACCCCGTTAGCTCGAGGAAGCTTGTAAGCATCCCGAAGATACCCCGGAGGTTCTGGAAGCTCTACCTAGCTAGGCTCGTGCTCAGCCTCCCCGGGGCTCTGAGCGGAGGAGTGTTCTCGGTGTACTTCGTGAAGTACCTTAACGGCCCGCCTGAAGCTTGGTCGACGCTCGTGGCAGTCACAACTCTCTTCGGGCTAGCGTCCATCCCTTACGGCAGGCTCGCCGACAGGCTCTCGACGCGGGAGATGTTCGTGCTCGCAGGGCTCGGGTGGACCGCTCTCTACCTGGGGTACTTTCTGTCCCCGAACTACCTCGTCTTCTCCCTGTTCTTCGTGATACCGGTGTGGCCGGCGTTCTGGCTCGCGTACTCCAAGGCCTTGATGGACCTGAGCGACGAGTCGGAGAGAGCTACGTTCTACGCCTTCGAGGGGACGCTCTCGGCGCTATTCGGGTCCGCGGTCGGCGTAGCCGCGGGGCTCGTCGCGGACCTCTACAGCCCGAGAACCCTCTTCCTGCTGTCCTCCGCCTCCGCGTTGCTGGGCGCCGCCGTAGCAGGCGTACTGCTCAGGTAG
- a CDS encoding ATP-binding cassette domain-containing protein produces MTLLEALDLHVEVGGAEVLRGVSLGVGEAEVHFLMGPNAAGKTTLLSALAGLPRVRVVSGRVLLDGEDVTGLPVVERARRGVALAYQIPPELVGVPLRSLAKLVSGRFGTGAYVEELSRRLRLEHLMGRDSFRGFSGGERKRAELFLVALMRPRLALLDEPDSGVDLDSLWLIADALSFVSEEFGTAMIVVTHTRALIEKVGGTAAHVLCDGRIVYSGAPGSVAGLVEERGFKGLCGEADGAR; encoded by the coding sequence ATGACTCTCTTAGAGGCTTTGGACTTGCACGTCGAGGTGGGAGGCGCCGAGGTGCTGAGAGGGGTTAGCCTCGGCGTCGGCGAGGCCGAGGTGCACTTCCTGATGGGGCCCAACGCAGCTGGCAAGACTACCCTCCTGTCGGCGCTGGCGGGGCTTCCCAGGGTCCGCGTGGTCTCCGGAAGAGTCCTCTTGGACGGCGAGGACGTGACCGGTCTACCGGTGGTGGAGAGGGCTAGGAGGGGCGTGGCGCTGGCCTACCAGATCCCGCCGGAGCTCGTGGGGGTCCCCTTGAGGAGCCTCGCCAAGCTGGTTTCTGGGAGGTTCGGCACCGGGGCGTACGTGGAGGAGCTTTCACGCAGGCTACGACTGGAGCACCTGATGGGCAGGGACTCCTTCAGGGGTTTTAGCGGGGGCGAGCGGAAGAGGGCGGAGCTGTTCCTAGTCGCGTTGATGCGCCCCAGGCTCGCGTTGCTCGACGAGCCGGACAGCGGGGTGGACCTTGACAGCCTCTGGTTGATAGCGGATGCCCTGAGCTTCGTCTCGGAGGAGTTCGGCACGGCAATGATCGTGGTGACACACACCAGGGCTCTCATAGAGAAGGTTGGCGGCACGGCTGCACACGTCCTCTGCGATGGGAGGATAGTGTACAGCGGCGCCCCGGGGAGCGTGGCCGGGCTCGTAGAGGAGAGGGGCTTTAAGGGGCTGTGCGGTGAGGCTGATGGAGCGCGTTGA
- a CDS encoding phosphoenolpyruvate carboxykinase (GTP) — protein MNRLPVLGVELSTEESLSLIRGKTSDEHFERLLRTRNSRLLRDIAAVILVAKPSSLFVNTGSESDREYIRRRALDNGEELPTRYERHTVHFDGAKDLARDVANTRILYPGGRRVAMVNTYDRGRGVEELRELFEGVMRGREAFVSFYLYGPRGSPFSLYGVQVTDSAYVTHSEELLYRNAYRDFVEKGEDVEYMLFVHSAGERDERGWSKNTDKRRIYIDVENSTVYSVNTQYAGNTVGLKKLALRLAVYKGYKEGWLAEHMFIVGLKGRGGRLTYFAGAFPAGCGKTSTAMIADTVVGDDLALIHAVNGVAVAVNPEVGMFGIIDGVNPADDPEIYSLLTNPEVEVIFSNVLLTRDGEVWWRGKPEEPREGLNYAGEWWPGKRDEGGKEVPPSHPNARFTLSIRHFPKLDPRIDDPGGVPLSAMVFGGRDSSTLPPVLESFDWNHGVVMMGAALESEKTAAVIGQVGVTELNPYAILDFLPISPGAFTELHFRFAGKLRVTPKIFGVNYFLRGKDGNYLAEKRDKLAWLRWMEARVNGEVGAVKTPVGYVPVYEDLREIFDKHLGKEFPEGLYEEMFSVRVLNYLGKVERVYKAYLEDSDAPPLLFEILRDQERRLKDAGARYGPVISPFKFDKA, from the coding sequence GTGAATAGGCTACCGGTACTGGGGGTCGAGCTGTCAACAGAGGAATCGCTGAGCCTTATAAGGGGGAAAACCTCGGACGAGCACTTCGAGAGGCTCCTGAGGACGAGGAACTCCAGGCTCCTGAGGGACATAGCTGCCGTCATCCTGGTGGCTAAGCCCTCAAGCCTATTCGTGAACACGGGTAGCGAGAGCGACAGAGAGTACATAAGGAGGAGGGCGCTCGATAACGGGGAGGAGCTCCCGACGAGATACGAGAGGCACACCGTCCATTTCGACGGAGCGAAGGACCTCGCAAGGGACGTCGCGAACACGAGAATCCTCTACCCCGGCGGAAGGCGGGTAGCGATGGTCAATACCTACGACAGGGGGAGGGGCGTGGAGGAGCTAAGGGAGCTCTTCGAGGGAGTAATGCGCGGAAGGGAAGCCTTCGTGTCCTTCTACCTCTACGGACCCCGGGGCTCTCCCTTCTCCCTCTACGGCGTCCAGGTAACGGACTCGGCGTACGTTACTCACAGCGAGGAACTGCTCTACAGAAACGCTTACCGGGACTTCGTGGAGAAAGGAGAGGACGTGGAGTACATGCTGTTCGTGCACTCTGCGGGGGAGAGGGACGAGAGGGGTTGGAGCAAGAACACTGATAAGCGCAGGATCTACATCGACGTTGAGAACAGCACTGTTTACTCCGTCAACACTCAGTACGCCGGGAACACCGTGGGCCTGAAAAAGCTCGCCCTCAGGCTTGCTGTATACAAGGGCTACAAGGAGGGCTGGCTTGCCGAGCACATGTTCATCGTCGGGTTGAAGGGGCGCGGAGGCAGGCTAACCTACTTCGCGGGGGCTTTCCCGGCTGGTTGCGGGAAAACGTCCACCGCCATGATCGCGGACACGGTCGTTGGGGACGACCTAGCGCTGATACACGCCGTTAACGGCGTAGCGGTTGCGGTGAACCCAGAGGTCGGCATGTTCGGGATAATAGACGGCGTGAACCCGGCCGACGACCCGGAGATCTACAGTTTACTCACGAACCCCGAGGTGGAAGTAATATTCAGCAACGTGTTGCTCACGAGGGACGGGGAGGTGTGGTGGAGGGGGAAGCCCGAGGAGCCCAGGGAAGGCCTAAACTACGCAGGCGAGTGGTGGCCCGGCAAGAGGGACGAAGGCGGAAAGGAGGTTCCACCCTCGCACCCCAACGCTAGGTTCACGCTCAGCATCAGGCACTTCCCGAAGCTAGACCCGAGAATAGACGACCCGGGCGGAGTCCCCCTCTCCGCGATGGTGTTTGGTGGCAGGGATTCCTCTACCCTTCCCCCCGTACTCGAGTCCTTCGACTGGAACCACGGAGTGGTGATGATGGGCGCGGCGCTTGAAAGCGAGAAGACCGCCGCCGTGATCGGGCAGGTAGGGGTGACAGAGCTAAACCCTTACGCTATCCTCGACTTCCTGCCCATATCCCCCGGGGCTTTCACGGAGCTCCACTTCAGGTTCGCGGGGAAGCTCAGAGTCACGCCGAAGATATTCGGGGTCAACTACTTCCTGAGGGGGAAGGACGGCAACTACCTAGCGGAGAAGCGCGACAAGCTGGCGTGGCTGAGGTGGATGGAGGCGAGGGTTAACGGCGAGGTAGGCGCGGTTAAAACGCCCGTAGGCTACGTGCCTGTCTACGAGGATCTCAGGGAGATCTTCGACAAGCACCTCGGCAAGGAGTTCCCCGAGGGGCTCTACGAAGAGATGTTCTCCGTGAGGGTTCTAAACTACCTGGGCAAGGTGGAGAGAGTGTACAAAGCGTACCTGGAGGACAGCGATGCCCCTCCACTACTCTTCGAAATACTCAGGGACCAGGAGAGGAGGCTTAAAGACGCCGGCGCGCGCTACGGGCCGGTGATAAGCCCCTTCAAGTTCGACAAGGCGTGA